From a single Crateriforma spongiae genomic region:
- a CDS encoding flagellar protein FliS, producing the protein MNEATKQGSGQYLESAVINAPPAKLRLMLIEKAVQVADRLSRRWRHEDTPAVCEDSIWLLDLLNELLSGVTDKDTDLGKQVSDLYVFLCKHLIAAEETRDAGAIDEIRLVLEVEAETWRLCCARQLAGEQPNTETPVPDAGLTGLDLCG; encoded by the coding sequence ATGAACGAAGCCACCAAGCAGGGAAGCGGACAGTACCTGGAATCTGCGGTCATCAATGCCCCGCCGGCAAAATTGCGGTTGATGCTGATCGAAAAAGCGGTCCAAGTGGCCGATCGCCTGTCGCGGCGGTGGCGGCACGAAGACACGCCTGCGGTTTGCGAAGATTCGATCTGGTTGCTGGACCTGTTGAACGAACTGCTGTCCGGCGTGACGGATAAAGATACCGATTTGGGCAAACAGGTTTCCGACCTGTACGTCTTTCTGTGCAAACACCTGATCGCCGCCGAAGAAACGCGGGACGCCGGTGCCATCGATGAAATCCGTTTGGTTCTGGAAGTCGAAGCGGAAACGTGGCGGCTGTGTTGTGCCCGACAGCTGGCCGGCGAACAACCGAATACCGAAACCCCCGTGCCCGATGCCGGTTTGACCGGTCTGGACCTGTGCGGCTGA
- the metF gene encoding methylenetetrahydrofolate reductase [NAD(P)H]: MKLTSAYQSADCTISFELFPPKTSAGLDKLCQNVDRLTDFGPKFMTCTYGAGGSSQGMTLDVLRQVKSRTNLPVASHLTCVGATVPQLCDFLQQATDAGVDYIVALRGDPPKGSEKFVQTEGGLRYANELVELIRERFDHFGILVAGYPEVHQEAPDAQTDLTNLKRKVDAGADVVVTQLFYDNADFYRFRDDCDRAGITVPIVPGILPVTNFAQAKRIATMCKSAIPASLEDAFGKCQNADEEFEIGVEHARRQTIDLMENGVPGIHYYVLNKTEAAERLLQGLSFAV, from the coding sequence ATGAAGCTAACCAGCGCCTACCAGTCTGCCGACTGCACGATTTCGTTCGAATTGTTCCCGCCCAAAACCTCTGCCGGGCTGGACAAGCTTTGCCAAAACGTCGATCGCTTGACCGATTTTGGCCCCAAGTTCATGACTTGCACTTACGGGGCCGGCGGATCATCCCAGGGCATGACCCTGGATGTTCTGCGGCAAGTGAAATCTCGGACGAATCTGCCCGTGGCCAGCCATCTGACGTGTGTTGGGGCGACCGTGCCACAGTTGTGTGATTTTCTACAGCAAGCGACCGACGCGGGGGTCGATTACATCGTCGCCTTGCGTGGAGACCCGCCCAAGGGCAGCGAAAAGTTTGTGCAAACCGAAGGCGGGCTGCGGTACGCCAACGAACTGGTGGAATTGATTCGTGAACGTTTCGATCACTTCGGCATTCTGGTCGCCGGTTATCCGGAAGTGCACCAGGAGGCACCCGATGCCCAAACGGATCTGACGAATCTGAAACGCAAGGTCGACGCGGGGGCCGATGTTGTGGTCACCCAATTGTTTTACGACAACGCCGACTTTTATCGTTTCCGCGATGACTGCGACCGCGCCGGGATCACGGTTCCGATCGTCCCGGGCATTCTGCCGGTCACCAATTTTGCTCAAGCCAAGCGGATCGCGACGATGTGCAAATCGGCGATCCCCGCATCGTTGGAGGACGCCTTTGGCAAGTGCCAGAACGCCGACGAAGAATTCGAAATCGGTGTCGAACATGCCCGACGTCAAACCATCGACCTGATGGAAAACGGCGTGCCCGGCATTCATTACTACGTGCTGAACAAGACCGAAGCAGCCGAACGGCTACTGCAGGGTTTGTCGTTCGCCGTTTAG
- a CDS encoding phytanoyl-CoA dioxygenase family protein, protein MQQPTDFAIIPDRDSIGTVDRTIQFFPSQTTEPKRLRTDDITRWNETGFLGPLDVYDEAEITDIRKFFDDLLRKTLAEGKDSYSISSAHLKHARVYDMLCDDRIVDYVSDLLGQDVIGWGAHFFCKMPGDGKRVDWHQDCSYWPLTPTKAVTVWLAIDDADLENGGMEIFAGSHTYGLIDFETSDAGAGNVLDQTVENPEQYGTRMHTPLSAGQISIHRDLLLHGSAPNDSDRRRCGLTLRYCPADVTAYLGWQAKGVPVRGKADPELWPGASRPAE, encoded by the coding sequence ATGCAACAGCCCACCGATTTCGCCATCATTCCCGACCGCGATTCGATCGGAACGGTCGACCGCACCATCCAGTTTTTTCCCAGCCAGACGACCGAGCCGAAACGGTTGCGCACCGACGACATCACACGCTGGAACGAGACCGGGTTCCTGGGGCCGCTGGATGTGTATGACGAAGCCGAGATCACCGACATCCGTAAGTTCTTTGACGACTTGCTGCGAAAGACCTTGGCCGAAGGCAAAGACAGCTATTCAATCAGCAGCGCGCATCTGAAACACGCTCGTGTGTACGACATGCTGTGTGACGACCGCATCGTCGACTACGTTTCAGATTTGTTGGGGCAAGACGTGATCGGTTGGGGTGCCCACTTCTTTTGCAAAATGCCCGGTGACGGCAAACGAGTCGATTGGCACCAGGACTGTAGTTACTGGCCTTTGACACCGACCAAGGCGGTCACGGTTTGGCTGGCCATCGACGATGCAGACTTGGAAAATGGCGGAATGGAAATCTTCGCCGGTTCCCACACTTATGGCTTGATCGATTTCGAAACCAGCGACGCGGGGGCGGGCAACGTTCTGGACCAGACCGTCGAAAACCCAGAGCAATACGGCACTCGGATGCACACGCCCCTGAGCGCCGGCCAGATCAGCATCCACAGAGATTTGCTGTTGCACGGATCGGCACCCAATGACAGCGATCGCCGACGCTGCGGGCTGACACTGCGGTACTGTCCCGCCGATGTGACCGCTTACCTGGGCTGGCAGGCCAAGGGCGTGCCGGTTCGCGGCAAGGCGGATCCCGAACTGTGGCCCGGTGCCTCGCGCCCGGCCGAGTGA
- a CDS encoding HEAT repeat domain-containing protein, protein MSTSEHEAVLNQDLFSDDTVRLMAVLRAITLIDEVSLSRMDLPCASRLVELTGHSAEMVRIGSAEALECGLPVHADEVPRLCELLADQQHGDVSYWAATLLGRCGAAGGLGGHWAEAIMALESCLTDSHFLPTRERAAWALGRIGQKAAGAMPVLRNIAEDAPPRLRRLAIEALESIRGFAA, encoded by the coding sequence ATGTCCACCAGCGAACATGAAGCAGTTTTAAACCAAGACCTGTTTAGCGACGATACGGTCCGTTTGATGGCCGTGTTGCGTGCAATCACTCTGATCGACGAAGTGTCGTTGTCACGAATGGATTTGCCCTGTGCGTCGCGACTGGTGGAACTGACCGGGCACAGTGCGGAAATGGTCCGAATCGGATCGGCCGAGGCCCTGGAGTGCGGGCTGCCGGTGCACGCCGATGAAGTGCCACGATTGTGCGAATTGCTGGCCGATCAACAGCACGGCGATGTCAGCTATTGGGCGGCCACGTTGCTGGGACGTTGTGGTGCCGCCGGCGGACTGGGCGGACATTGGGCTGAAGCGATCATGGCGCTGGAAAGCTGCCTGACCGATTCCCATTTCTTGCCGACTCGAGAACGTGCCGCTTGGGCACTCGGCCGGATCGGACAAAAGGCGGCCGGGGCGATGCCGGTGTTGCGAAACATCGCCGAAGATGCACCGCCGCGATTGCGTCGTCTTGCCATCGAGGCGCTGGAATCCATCCGCGGTTTCGCTGCCTAG
- a CDS encoding endonuclease/exonuclease/phosphatase family protein, with protein MGLLFNKKRRRRSKSRSLLGSLPLVRWIGPGLTGGGILATMLGAFTGQIDLPSLDKYRGESPPIEMRPISLRQLGEKSAETIRVATFNIQVFAEAKSNNRTVMQQIAGIVANFDVVAIQEVKSKGVALDRLMEILNQEVPRGGRPHYQAVMSQPLGRTNQKEHYAFVWDDRRIALVPDSQYVVQDGEPNSESDFLHREPMVASFQVRPAPNQTRQPFRFTMINMHTDPDEVRGDSRTNEMNVLDDVFNNIRSWEYSQHGEDDYMLVGDLNVDVPNLGEMGQIPGIASLAGGLTTNTARNKTYDHILIDRYTTQEFITGRAGVVDFVNDLGVTSEQAKAISDHLPVFAEFSAFEIPPPSPDQSTTNVASRGAAEKTSGNSAANRLRR; from the coding sequence GTGGGATTGCTATTCAATAAAAAGCGGCGTCGCCGCAGCAAAAGCCGCAGCCTGCTGGGGTCATTGCCGCTGGTCCGTTGGATCGGTCCTGGTCTGACCGGTGGTGGCATCCTGGCGACGATGCTGGGTGCATTCACCGGCCAAATCGATCTGCCGTCGTTGGACAAGTATCGGGGCGAATCGCCGCCGATCGAAATGCGGCCGATCAGTCTCAGACAACTGGGGGAAAAGTCTGCGGAGACCATCCGTGTGGCAACGTTCAACATCCAGGTCTTTGCCGAAGCCAAGTCCAACAACCGCACCGTGATGCAGCAGATCGCGGGCATCGTCGCCAACTTTGACGTCGTCGCGATTCAGGAAGTCAAAAGCAAAGGCGTCGCGCTGGACCGGCTGATGGAGATTCTGAACCAGGAGGTTCCCCGCGGCGGGCGGCCTCACTATCAAGCGGTGATGAGCCAGCCGCTGGGCCGCACCAATCAAAAGGAACACTATGCGTTCGTCTGGGACGACCGCCGAATCGCGTTGGTGCCCGACAGCCAATACGTCGTCCAAGACGGCGAGCCCAACAGCGAATCGGATTTCCTGCATCGCGAACCCATGGTCGCCTCGTTTCAGGTGCGTCCGGCGCCGAATCAGACCCGGCAACCGTTTCGGTTCACGATGATCAACATGCACACCGATCCGGATGAGGTTCGTGGGGATTCCCGGACCAATGAGATGAATGTGCTGGACGATGTGTTCAACAATATCCGCAGTTGGGAATACAGCCAGCACGGCGAAGACGATTACATGCTGGTCGGGGACCTGAATGTGGACGTCCCAAATTTGGGCGAAATGGGGCAGATCCCTGGGATCGCCAGCTTGGCCGGTGGTCTGACGACCAATACCGCACGCAACAAGACGTACGATCACATTTTGATCGACCGCTATACGACGCAGGAATTCATTACGGGGCGGGCCGGTGTGGTCGACTTCGTCAACGATTTGGGCGTCACCAGCGAACAAGCCAAGGCGATCAGTGATCACCTGCCCGTTTTTGCGGAATTTAGCGCGTTTGAGATTCCACCGCCCTCGCCCGATCAATCCACGACCAACGTGGCGTCACGGGGGGCTGCTGAGAAAACAAGCGGCAACAGCGCCGCGAATCGTTTGCGGCGTTGA
- a CDS encoding DUF4912 domain-containing protein, with protein MITTADLKAQTRRELADLAKNYGISGWHGMRKHELVKAIEKMQRSLRRSGNGSKTKSESRSAKSMAPNRTKSTTAKAKSTSKKRRTGTQGRVAEMKPPRVSPKTARIRAQIRKRRESVQRNRDLSTGTLVGGAALKNGAQRTRGDEPHQDRVVLLVRDAFWLQASWEITRASVQRAQSALAERWHTAVPTLRLLTVGDVSSNRAESIERDIQIHGGVNTWYIDVDEPPSRFRVMVGYLADNGEFFSLCRSNIVETPKPGECERLDEHWSDIAEDYERIYSLSGGYDTDGGDLREMFEERLQRTMPQRGENGLTAEPTLLRENRLPFKVDAEMIVFGSTSPTASVMIGGNPVKLQADGSFTVRLKMPDKRQVLPVTAESRDGSRQRTTVIAVERNTKTMETVDFEDKI; from the coding sequence GTGATCACAACAGCCGACCTAAAAGCCCAGACACGACGTGAATTGGCCGATCTGGCGAAGAACTACGGGATCAGCGGTTGGCACGGGATGCGGAAGCACGAACTGGTCAAAGCGATCGAAAAGATGCAGCGTTCGCTTCGCCGCAGCGGTAACGGATCGAAAACCAAGTCGGAATCACGCTCCGCCAAGTCGATGGCTCCCAACCGAACGAAATCAACCACCGCGAAAGCAAAATCGACTTCCAAGAAACGCCGGACGGGCACCCAAGGGCGTGTGGCCGAAATGAAACCGCCACGCGTATCGCCCAAGACCGCGAGGATTCGGGCTCAGATCCGCAAGCGTCGTGAATCGGTCCAACGCAATCGCGACTTGTCCACCGGCACCCTGGTCGGCGGTGCGGCCCTGAAAAATGGTGCCCAGCGGACCCGTGGCGACGAACCGCACCAGGATCGCGTCGTCCTGCTGGTTCGTGACGCATTTTGGCTCCAGGCCAGCTGGGAAATCACCCGCGCCAGCGTCCAGCGTGCTCAATCCGCCTTGGCCGAGCGTTGGCACACCGCAGTGCCGACCCTGCGTTTGTTGACCGTCGGTGACGTTTCGTCCAACCGTGCTGAGAGTATCGAACGCGACATCCAAATTCACGGCGGTGTGAACACGTGGTACATCGACGTCGACGAACCGCCGTCGCGTTTCCGTGTCATGGTTGGCTACTTGGCCGACAACGGCGAATTCTTCTCGCTGTGCCGCAGCAACATCGTCGAAACTCCCAAGCCGGGTGAATGCGAACGACTGGACGAACACTGGTCGGACATCGCCGAAGATTACGAGCGGATCTATTCGCTTAGCGGTGGCTACGACACCGACGGTGGCGACCTGCGGGAAATGTTCGAAGAACGCCTGCAACGCACCATGCCCCAACGCGGCGAGAACGGCCTGACCGCCGAACCCACGTTGTTGCGTGAAAACCGGCTGCCGTTCAAGGTCGACGCAGAAATGATCGTCTTCGGCAGCACGTCGCCCACCGCTTCGGTGATGATCGGTGGCAACCCCGTCAAACTGCAGGCCGATGGCTCGTTCACCGTCCGTCTGAAGATGCCCGACAAGCGTCAAGTCTTGCCGGTGACCGCCGAAAGCCGTGACGGATCACGTCAACGCACCACCGTGATCGCGGTCGAACGGAACACCAAGACGATGGAAACGGTCGACTTCGAAGACAAGATCTGA
- a CDS encoding AtpZ/AtpI family protein has protein sequence MGMFLTPATRRLAGVGVELAGGALGFGAIGYLADRWIGWQTPWLAVVGVLMGFALGMYRLIRMANEISQRYDQSTSGVRGGGEGRGSDSPAGSGAPADRTEVAETDRRGQAGQDRQSGQGRGPG, from the coding sequence ATGGGAATGTTTCTTACGCCCGCGACCCGACGTCTGGCCGGGGTTGGCGTGGAGCTGGCCGGTGGGGCGTTGGGGTTTGGTGCGATCGGCTACTTGGCGGATCGGTGGATCGGTTGGCAGACGCCTTGGCTGGCTGTTGTCGGCGTGTTGATGGGGTTTGCACTTGGGATGTATCGATTGATCCGTATGGCCAACGAAATTAGCCAACGCTACGACCAATCGACGTCGGGAGTCCGGGGCGGCGGTGAAGGTCGAGGGTCCGATTCGCCGGCAGGTTCGGGTGCACCGGCGGATCGCACCGAGGTTGCGGAGACCGATCGGCGCGGCCAAGCGGGGCAAGACCGCCAGTCGGGTCAGGGAAGAGGTCCAGGGTGA
- the atpB gene encoding F0F1 ATP synthase subunit A — translation MRMFLAAHSPLEHAVPHALHSEPLFRLPASFIGEDVPALGIRDGYYEFFITNHLMMSAVAGLLVILTFAWVGRRVGTGTGKGLERFQTKGRISQLFETMCAFIRDEVAAPNLHGLTDKYIYYIWSIFFFILFANVLGVIPFGAMLQLITGDSHYSHWGGSATGNLSLTGVMAVLSFIAILYIGIKETGAKAFFNHFNPLGWDQGLAMLPISLLLYVLEWLSLLVKCFVLAMRLFGTMMAGHLVLAAFIGLIFTAKEAIGEGGAWAVSIPVMLVATALTLLELFVCFLQAFIFTFLTVLFIAATAVHEHDDELDHDPDALTDAAQMDPDKIFDPGRLGPAV, via the coding sequence ATCCGCATGTTTCTGGCTGCCCACAGTCCGCTCGAACACGCCGTTCCACACGCCCTGCACAGCGAACCGCTGTTTCGTTTGCCCGCGTCGTTCATTGGTGAAGACGTGCCGGCGTTGGGCATTCGCGACGGGTACTATGAGTTCTTTATCACCAATCATTTGATGATGTCGGCGGTTGCCGGCCTGTTGGTGATTCTGACGTTTGCTTGGGTCGGCCGCCGCGTCGGGACCGGAACGGGCAAGGGCCTGGAGCGGTTTCAGACCAAGGGTCGGATCAGCCAGTTGTTCGAAACGATGTGTGCCTTCATTCGTGACGAAGTGGCCGCACCGAACCTGCACGGTCTGACCGATAAATATATCTACTACATCTGGTCGATCTTCTTCTTCATTCTGTTCGCCAACGTGCTGGGTGTGATCCCGTTCGGTGCGATGTTGCAGTTGATCACCGGTGATTCGCACTACAGTCATTGGGGCGGCAGCGCGACGGGGAACCTGTCGTTGACCGGCGTGATGGCCGTGTTGTCGTTCATCGCGATTCTTTACATCGGGATCAAAGAAACCGGTGCCAAGGCGTTCTTCAATCACTTCAACCCGCTGGGCTGGGATCAAGGGTTGGCGATGCTGCCGATTTCCTTGCTGTTGTATGTCTTGGAATGGCTCAGCTTGTTGGTCAAGTGTTTCGTCTTGGCCATGCGGTTGTTCGGAACCATGATGGCCGGCCACTTGGTGTTGGCCGCGTTCATCGGGCTGATCTTCACCGCCAAGGAAGCGATCGGCGAAGGCGGTGCTTGGGCGGTTTCGATTCCCGTGATGCTGGTCGCGACGGCGTTGACTCTGTTGGAGTTGTTCGTCTGTTTCCTGCAGGCCTTTATCTTCACGTTCTTGACGGTCCTGTTCATTGCGGCCACGGCGGTCCACGAGCACGACGATGAACTGGATCATGATCCGGATGCTTTGACGGATGCCGCGCAAATGGATCCCGACAAAATTTTTGACCCAGGCCGGCTCGGGCCGGCCGTCTAA
- the atpE gene encoding ATP synthase F0 subunit C, with the protein MFELATLLAQITTDYGRMGIGLGIGLIIIGAGLGIGRIGGSAVDAMARQPEAGGRIQTAMIIAAALIEGATVIALVFSLLVS; encoded by the coding sequence ATGTTTGAATTGGCAACGTTGTTGGCACAAATCACCACCGATTACGGCCGCATGGGGATCGGCCTGGGAATCGGTCTGATCATCATTGGTGCCGGCTTGGGAATCGGCCGCATCGGCGGTTCGGCAGTCGACGCGATGGCGCGTCAGCCGGAAGCGGGCGGACGTATCCAAACCGCGATGATCATTGCAGCCGCTCTGATCGAAGGTGCGACCGTGATCGCATTGGTGTTCTCGCTGCTGGTCAGCTAG
- the atpF gene encoding F0F1 ATP synthase subunit B, whose amino-acid sequence MSVISMRFPMLLMFAVLAMSAGSYVSAADEPEDAVEVELTSADGSDADAADHEGDDHAGDDHGEGDHQHDGDDGHGDEAEGGLLSFDFGSAMFNVLIFLFVFSVLSAFVWPNVLGGLRAREDKIRSDLQAAEQANSDAAKLLKEYQVKLDDAAQQVQSMLAEARNDAQATGQRIVDEAKQEASRQQERAVAEIQTAKKVALSEIAGQTSDLAIKLAGSVVGRELNEQEHSELIRQSLDRLPSNN is encoded by the coding sequence ATGAGCGTGATTTCGATGCGCTTTCCCATGCTGTTGATGTTCGCCGTGCTGGCGATGTCGGCGGGTTCGTACGTCTCGGCCGCCGATGAACCGGAGGACGCCGTGGAGGTCGAATTGACTTCTGCCGACGGGTCCGACGCGGACGCCGCCGATCACGAAGGTGACGATCATGCCGGTGACGATCACGGCGAAGGGGATCACCAGCACGATGGTGACGATGGACACGGCGACGAAGCGGAGGGCGGCTTGCTGTCGTTCGATTTCGGTTCGGCCATGTTCAACGTTTTGATCTTCCTGTTTGTGTTCTCCGTCTTGTCGGCGTTCGTCTGGCCCAACGTGTTGGGCGGCTTGCGGGCCCGCGAAGATAAGATTCGTAGCGATCTGCAGGCGGCCGAACAGGCCAACTCGGATGCCGCGAAGCTGTTGAAGGAATACCAGGTGAAGTTGGACGACGCGGCGCAACAGGTTCAATCGATGTTGGCCGAAGCCCGCAACGACGCCCAGGCCACCGGCCAGCGAATCGTCGACGAAGCCAAGCAGGAAGCGTCACGCCAACAGGAACGTGCGGTCGCCGAAATCCAGACCGCGAAAAAGGTCGCGCTCTCGGAGATCGCCGGCCAGACGTCCGACTTGGCGATCAAGTTGGCCGGTTCAGTGGTCGGCCGTGAACTGAACGAACAAGAACACTCCGAACTGATCCGACAGTCGCTCGATCGTTTGCCCAGTAATAACTAA
- the atpH gene encoding ATP synthase F1 subunit delta: MSEATEYPTVLDIGAEQLGKTYARALMAAADNQGVADEVLGQLGEIVDDGLSANPRLAAALASPRVSESEKNAVVDRLFAGHIHPVLTNALKVMNAHGRLGYLSAVRDAAADIRDEQLGRVVAEIRTAVPITDDLREDVLRRLGETLGRHVRLKERIDTDLIGGMVVRVGDTVFDSSVAGRLAKVRQKVHDGFSQQLMRRAEAFVAADVGSSDDTQSSDAAAQ, translated from the coding sequence GTGTCAGAAGCCACCGAATACCCCACCGTGCTTGATATCGGTGCCGAGCAACTGGGCAAGACCTACGCTCGTGCTCTGATGGCGGCCGCGGACAACCAAGGCGTCGCCGATGAAGTCTTGGGGCAGTTGGGCGAAATTGTCGACGACGGTTTGTCGGCGAACCCTCGTTTGGCCGCGGCACTTGCTTCGCCACGGGTCAGTGAATCGGAAAAGAACGCGGTCGTCGATCGTTTGTTCGCCGGTCACATTCACCCCGTTTTGACAAACGCTTTGAAGGTCATGAACGCGCACGGCCGTCTGGGGTATCTCAGTGCGGTGCGTGATGCGGCGGCGGATATTCGTGACGAACAGCTGGGCCGGGTCGTCGCAGAAATTCGTACCGCGGTGCCCATTACCGACGATTTACGCGAAGACGTTTTGCGTCGGCTGGGTGAAACCCTGGGACGGCATGTTCGTTTGAAAGAACGAATTGATACCGATTTGATCGGCGGCATGGTCGTTCGCGTCGGCGATACGGTGTTCGATTCGTCGGTGGCCGGCCGCTTGGCCAAAGTTCGACAGAAGGTCCACGACGGTTTCAGCCAGCAACTGATGCGACGCGCCGAAGCATTCGTGGCCGCCGATGTCGGTTCATCCGACGATACCCAGTCCTCCGATGCGGCCGCTCAGTAG
- the atpA gene encoding F0F1 ATP synthase subunit alpha — MKFNSDEIASVLQQEIEQFESKIDVREVGTVLEVGDGIARVYGLSGVMAGEMVEFPNGAIGLAFNLEENSVGVIILGDYLTIEEGDEVKALGTLLSVPAGDAVVGRVLDPLGNPLDGKGPVQTDASRPVEIIATGVAERQPVTEPMQTGIKAIDAMTPIGRGQRELIIGDRKTGKTAIAIDAILNQKGKDVKCFYIAIGQKDSSVASVVDVLERHGAMEYTTVIAAGASSPAPLQYIAPYAGTAMAEHFMFNGGHCLVVYDDLSKQATAYRQMSLLMRRPPGREAYPGDVFYCHSRLLERSAKLSDELGGGSITSLPIIETLEGEVSAYIPTNVISITDGQIYVQPDLFFAGVRPAMNAGISVSRVGGAAQIKAMKKVAGGLRLDLAAFRALEAFAQLGTDLDAATQAQLDRGYRMVELLKQPQYQPLPVEEQVLSIFAGTRGHLDDVEIKSVQQWEQDFLQFARNKHQPLLNDLLEKGELSDEIVERIESAIKEFKAGYKPPAAT, encoded by the coding sequence GTGAAATTCAATAGCGACGAAATCGCATCGGTCTTGCAACAAGAGATCGAGCAGTTTGAAAGCAAGATCGACGTCCGCGAAGTCGGAACCGTGCTGGAAGTCGGCGACGGGATCGCCCGCGTTTACGGCTTGTCAGGCGTCATGGCCGGGGAAATGGTCGAATTTCCCAACGGTGCGATCGGCCTGGCGTTCAACTTGGAAGAAAACAGCGTCGGTGTGATCATCCTGGGTGATTACCTGACCATCGAAGAAGGCGACGAGGTCAAAGCGCTGGGCACCCTGCTGTCGGTTCCCGCCGGTGATGCGGTGGTCGGCCGCGTGCTGGACCCGCTGGGCAATCCGCTGGACGGAAAAGGCCCGGTGCAAACGGATGCGTCGCGACCGGTCGAAATCATCGCCACCGGTGTTGCCGAGCGTCAGCCGGTGACCGAACCGATGCAAACCGGGATCAAAGCGATCGACGCGATGACCCCCATCGGACGTGGCCAACGGGAACTGATCATCGGTGACCGTAAAACCGGTAAGACGGCCATCGCCATCGACGCGATCCTGAACCAAAAGGGCAAGGACGTTAAGTGCTTCTACATCGCGATCGGCCAAAAGGACAGCTCCGTCGCTAGCGTGGTCGACGTTTTGGAACGCCACGGCGCGATGGAATACACCACGGTGATTGCCGCCGGTGCCAGCAGCCCCGCCCCGCTGCAGTACATCGCACCGTACGCCGGTACCGCGATGGCCGAACACTTCATGTTCAATGGCGGCCACTGCTTGGTCGTTTACGACGATTTGTCCAAGCAGGCCACAGCGTATCGTCAGATGAGTCTGTTGATGCGACGTCCGCCGGGACGCGAAGCTTACCCCGGGGACGTGTTCTATTGCCACAGTCGCTTGCTGGAACGATCGGCCAAGCTGTCCGACGAATTGGGCGGTGGTTCGATCACCAGCCTGCCGATCATCGAAACGCTGGAAGGCGAAGTTTCGGCCTACATTCCGACCAACGTGATTTCGATCACCGATGGCCAGATTTACGTCCAGCCTGACCTGTTCTTTGCCGGGGTTCGTCCGGCGATGAACGCGGGGATTTCGGTCTCACGCGTCGGTGGTGCCGCCCAAATCAAAGCGATGAAGAAGGTCGCCGGCGGTTTGCGGTTGGACTTGGCAGCGTTCCGGGCTTTGGAAGCTTTCGCCCAATTGGGCACCGACCTGGATGCCGCGACCCAAGCACAGCTGGACCGCGGGTACCGAATGGTCGAATTGCTGAAACAGCCCCAATACCAGCCGCTGCCCGTCGAAGAACAAGTGCTCAGCATTTTCGCCGGCACGCGAGGCCACCTGGACGACGTCGAAATCAAGTCGGTCCAGCAGTGGGAACAAGACTTCCTGCAGTTCGCCAGGAACAAGCACCAACCGTTGCTGAACGACTTGCTTGAAAAGGGCGAATTGTCCGACGAGATTGTCGAGCGAATCGAATCGGCGATCAAAGAATTCAAGGCCGGCTATAAACCACCGGCCGCCACCTAA
- a CDS encoding DUF4870 domain-containing protein, producing the protein MQPNDPNSPQGPGYDPYANRPDSGQSDNPSYQTHSTSPEPIPQVGAPPTTDEKNLALIAHLSGIAGIIAGGLVGFVGPLVVYLIKKDTSPYVESQAKEALNFQITLLILSGACFVLTLATCGLVWPLIFVPVILQVVFGILATLAVKDGQFYRYPFNLRLLQ; encoded by the coding sequence ATGCAACCCAATGATCCGAATTCACCGCAAGGCCCCGGTTACGATCCCTATGCCAATCGCCCCGATTCGGGGCAATCCGACAACCCGTCGTACCAGACCCATTCCACGTCACCCGAACCGATTCCCCAAGTGGGAGCCCCGCCGACCACTGACGAAAAGAACTTAGCCCTGATCGCCCATTTGTCGGGCATCGCGGGAATCATCGCCGGGGGCCTGGTCGGATTTGTCGGACCTCTGGTGGTTTATCTGATTAAAAAAGACACGTCCCCGTATGTGGAGTCGCAAGCGAAAGAAGCGTTGAACTTCCAAATCACCCTGTTGATCTTGTCGGGGGCCTGCTTTGTGCTGACCCTGGCGACTTGTGGACTGGTTTGGCCGCTGATCTTTGTCCCGGTCATCCTGCAAGTCGTTTTCGGCATCCTGGCAACGTTGGCGGTGAAAGATGGACAGTTTTATCGATACCCCTTCAATCTCCGTTTGCTTCAATAA